One window of Populus nigra chromosome 5, ddPopNigr1.1, whole genome shotgun sequence genomic DNA carries:
- the LOC133695091 gene encoding purine permease 1-like, with product METKEETQGKTSMKKALLILNCLILSIGNCGGPLIMRLYFIHGGKRIWLSAWLETGGWPIILIPLAITYFHRRATDPTTKLFYMKPPLFIAAAIIGVLTGLDDYLYAYGVARLPVSTSALIIATQLAFTAGFAFLLVKQKFTSYSINAVVLLTVGAGVLAMHTGSDKPAHESSREYILGFIMTLVAAALYGLILPLVELTYKKSRQEMNYTLVMEIQMVMCLLATVFCTVGMLINKDFQAIPREARNYELGEVKYYVVMVWSAIIWQCFFLGAIGVIFCASSLLSGILISVLLPATEILAVIFFQEKFQVEKGVALGLSLWGFVSYFYGEMKENKKKKPAAPETLMAPSNNPVGNV from the exons ATGGAGACCAAAGAAGAGACTCAAGGTAAAACCAGCATGAAAAAAGCCCTTCTCATCTTAAACTGCCTCATACTATCCATAGGAAACTGTGGTGGTCCTCTAATAATGCGCCTCTACTTCATCCATGGAGGCAAACGTATTTGGCTCTCTGCCTGGCTTGAAACGGGCGGTTGGCCCATCATTCTAATCCCCCTTGCCATCACCTACTTTCACCGCCGTGCAACCGATCCCACCACTAAACTCTTTTATATGAAACCTCCTTTGTTCATTGCTGCCGCCATCATTGGCGTCCTTACTGGTCTGGATGACTATCTTTACGCTTATGGTGTAGCCCGTCTTCCTGTTTCAACCTCTGCTCTGATTATTGCAACACAGTTAGCTTTCACAGCTGGTTTTGCTTTCCTTCTAGTCAAACAAAAGTTCACTTCTTATTCAATAAACGCTGTTGTTTTATTGACGGTGGGGGCTGGAGTATTGGCTATGCATACAGGTAGTGACAAGCCTGCTCATGAATCGAGTAGAGAGTATATACTGGGTTTTATCATGACGCTTGTAGCTGCTGCTCTGTACGGTCTTATCTTGCCGTTGGTGGAATTGACATACAAGAAGTCCAGGCAGGAAATGAACTACACGCTTGTGATGGAGATTCAGATGGTTATGTGTTTGCTTGCTACTGTCTTTTGTACCGTAGGGATGCTCATTAACAAAGATTTCCAG GCGATTCCAAGAGAAGCAAGAAACTATGAGCTGGGAGAAGTCAAGTATTACGTAGTGATGGTGTGGAGTGCAATTATCTGGCAGTGTTTCTTCTTGGGAGCCATAGGAGTCATCTTTTGTGCCTCCTCTTTGCTATCCGGTATTCTAATCTCTGTTCTCCTTCCAGCCACTGAAATCCTAGCAGTTATTTTCTTCCAAGAGAAATTTCAAGTAGAAAAGGGTGTCGCTCTTGGACTCTCGCTTTGGGGCTTTGTTTCTTACTTCTATGGGGAgatgaaagaaaacaagaaaaagaaaccagCAGCTCCGGAAACTTTGATGGCTCCAAGTAATAATCCGGTAGGAAATGTTTGA
- the LOC133695090 gene encoding chaperone protein dnaJ 1, mitochondrial isoform X1, which produces MRSYSWLGLQSNCIYLVLISYWAIYAVQCRRHLLSSTAVDRGDRLRKLSSFSDRFLNSCGHSISKPPDFGTTETHLIKRRYIHATGSCNAKERSFYEILGVSENARREDIKTAFHLLAKKYHPDANKNSASAKRKFQEIREAYETLQDSEKRAQYDAMRTGGLNYGADSAEGYGADDAAGFRYGAGNAGGFRYAYQTNFSNSFHKIFSEIFEDEANHFASDIQVDLVLSFSESARGCTKHVTFDAYVPCDSCDGHGYPANAKASICPTCRGVGKVTIPPFTSTCSHCRGFGRIIKEHCTSCRGSGVVEGIKDVKVTIPEGVGSGDTIRVPEAGNTGGRGSRSGNLFINLKVANDPVFAREGADVYVDANISFTQAILGGKVEVPTLSGKTQVNIPKGVQPGQLVVLRGKGLPKHGFLVDHGDQYVRFCINFPTAINKRQHAILEEFAKEEINNENDTSNEGNWWQQLLERVTDPRFMLKFSMLMLILLFFNKTMI; this is translated from the exons ATGCGAAGTTACAGCTGGCTAGGACTC CAAAGCAACTGTATCTATCTCGTGTTGATAAGTTATTGGGCAATTTATGCTGTGCAGTGCCGGCGGCATTTGCTATCATCCACCGCCGTTGATCGTGGAGATCGCCTTCGAAAACTCTCGTCGTTTTCTGATCGAT ttttgaACAGTTGCGGCCATTCTATTAGCAAACCTCCTGATTTCGGAACTACAGAAACTCATTTGATTAAACGGAGATACATTCATGCCACag GAAGTTGTAATGCTAAGGAACGCAGTTTTTACGAAATTCTTGGTGTTTCTGAAAATGCTAGAAGAGAAGATATCAAAACGGCTTTTCATTTG CTTGCAAAGAAGTACCATCcggatgcaaataaaaatagtgcTAGTGCGAAAAGGAAATTTCAAGAGATTAGGGAAGCCTACGAG ACGCTGCAAGATTCTGAGAAGAGGGCACAATATGATGCG ATGCGTACTGGAGGTTTGAATTATGGTGCTGATAGTGCTGAGGGATATGGTGCTGATGATGCAGCGGGATTTAGATATGGTGCTGGTAATGCAGGGGGATTTAGATATGCTTATCAAACTAATTTCTCTAATTCATTCCATAAAATATTCTCTGAG ATCTTTGAAGATGAGGCCAATCATTTTGCATCTGATATTCAG GTGGACCTAGTTCTCTCCTTTTCTGAATCTGCTAGAGGATGCACAAAGCATGTGACTTTTGATGCATATGTTCCGTGTGATTCTTGTG ATGGTCATGGCTATCCGGCAAATGCCAAAGCAAGCATTTGTCCTACTTGCAGAGGTGTAGGGAAA GTTACAATTCCTCCATTTACATCAACTTGCAGCCATTGTAGAGGATTTGGCCGGATAATTAAG GAACACTGTACGTCATGTAGAGGATCAGGGGTTGTTGAAGGCATTAAGGATGTTAAAGTTACAATACCAGAag GTGTGGGTTCTGGAGATACAATCCGTGTGCCAGAAGCTGGTAATACAGGGGGACGGGGAAGTCGATCTGGCAACTTATTCATTAATCTTAAG GTTGCTAATGATCCTGTATTTGCTAGAGAAGGTGCAGATGTTTATGTTGATGCTAATATTAGTTTTACACAA GCAATTCTTGGTGGTAAGGTTGAAGTACCAACATTGTCAGGGAAGACACAAGTAAAT ATACCAAAGGGAGTTCAGCCAGGTCAACTTGTGGTACTACGAGGCAAAG GTCTACCAAAGCATGGTTTTCTTGTAGATCATGGAGATCAATATGTGCGGTTTTGCATTAACTTCCCCAC tGCAATTAATAAGCGCCAACATGCTATTTTGGAAGAATTTGCCAAGGAAgagataaataatgaaaatgacaCTTCCAATGAAGGAAACTG GTGGCAGCAACTTCTTGAACGGGTGACGGATCCTAGGTTTATGCTAAAATTTTCTATGCTCATGCTAATCCTGCTGTTCTTTAACAAAACCATGATTTGA
- the LOC133695090 gene encoding chaperone protein dnaJ 1, mitochondrial isoform X3 has product MRSYSWLGLCRRHLLSSTAVDRGDRLRKLSSFSDRFLNSCGHSISKPPDFGTTETHLIKRRYIHATGSCNAKERSFYEILGVSENARREDIKTAFHLLAKKYHPDANKNSASAKRKFQEIREAYETLQDSEKRAQYDAMRTGGLNYGADSAEGYGADDAAGFRYGAGNAGGFRYAYQTNFSNSFHKIFSEIFEDEANHFASDIQVDLVLSFSESARGCTKHVTFDAYVPCDSCDGHGYPANAKASICPTCRGVGKVTIPPFTSTCSHCRGFGRIIKEHCTSCRGSGVVEGIKDVKVTIPEGVGSGDTIRVPEAGNTGGRGSRSGNLFINLKVANDPVFAREGADVYVDANISFTQAILGGKVEVPTLSGKTQVNIPKGVQPGQLVVLRGKGLPKHGFLVDHGDQYVRFCINFPTAINKRQHAILEEFAKEEINNENDTSNEGNWWQQLLERVTDPRFMLKFSMLMLILLFFNKTMI; this is encoded by the exons ATGCGAAGTTACAGCTGGCTAGGACTC TGCCGGCGGCATTTGCTATCATCCACCGCCGTTGATCGTGGAGATCGCCTTCGAAAACTCTCGTCGTTTTCTGATCGAT ttttgaACAGTTGCGGCCATTCTATTAGCAAACCTCCTGATTTCGGAACTACAGAAACTCATTTGATTAAACGGAGATACATTCATGCCACag GAAGTTGTAATGCTAAGGAACGCAGTTTTTACGAAATTCTTGGTGTTTCTGAAAATGCTAGAAGAGAAGATATCAAAACGGCTTTTCATTTG CTTGCAAAGAAGTACCATCcggatgcaaataaaaatagtgcTAGTGCGAAAAGGAAATTTCAAGAGATTAGGGAAGCCTACGAG ACGCTGCAAGATTCTGAGAAGAGGGCACAATATGATGCG ATGCGTACTGGAGGTTTGAATTATGGTGCTGATAGTGCTGAGGGATATGGTGCTGATGATGCAGCGGGATTTAGATATGGTGCTGGTAATGCAGGGGGATTTAGATATGCTTATCAAACTAATTTCTCTAATTCATTCCATAAAATATTCTCTGAG ATCTTTGAAGATGAGGCCAATCATTTTGCATCTGATATTCAG GTGGACCTAGTTCTCTCCTTTTCTGAATCTGCTAGAGGATGCACAAAGCATGTGACTTTTGATGCATATGTTCCGTGTGATTCTTGTG ATGGTCATGGCTATCCGGCAAATGCCAAAGCAAGCATTTGTCCTACTTGCAGAGGTGTAGGGAAA GTTACAATTCCTCCATTTACATCAACTTGCAGCCATTGTAGAGGATTTGGCCGGATAATTAAG GAACACTGTACGTCATGTAGAGGATCAGGGGTTGTTGAAGGCATTAAGGATGTTAAAGTTACAATACCAGAag GTGTGGGTTCTGGAGATACAATCCGTGTGCCAGAAGCTGGTAATACAGGGGGACGGGGAAGTCGATCTGGCAACTTATTCATTAATCTTAAG GTTGCTAATGATCCTGTATTTGCTAGAGAAGGTGCAGATGTTTATGTTGATGCTAATATTAGTTTTACACAA GCAATTCTTGGTGGTAAGGTTGAAGTACCAACATTGTCAGGGAAGACACAAGTAAAT ATACCAAAGGGAGTTCAGCCAGGTCAACTTGTGGTACTACGAGGCAAAG GTCTACCAAAGCATGGTTTTCTTGTAGATCATGGAGATCAATATGTGCGGTTTTGCATTAACTTCCCCAC tGCAATTAATAAGCGCCAACATGCTATTTTGGAAGAATTTGCCAAGGAAgagataaataatgaaaatgacaCTTCCAATGAAGGAAACTG GTGGCAGCAACTTCTTGAACGGGTGACGGATCCTAGGTTTATGCTAAAATTTTCTATGCTCATGCTAATCCTGCTGTTCTTTAACAAAACCATGATTTGA
- the LOC133695090 gene encoding chaperone protein dnaJ 1, mitochondrial isoform X2, with the protein MRSYSWLGLQSNCIYLVLISYWAIYAVQCRRHLLSSTAVDRGDRLRKLSSFSDRFLNSCGHSISKPPDFGTTETHLIKRRYIHATGSCNAKERSFYEILGVSENARREDIKTAFHLLAKKYHPDANKNSASAKRKFQEIREAYETLQDSEKRAQYDAMRTGGLNYGADSAEGYGADDAAGFRYGAGNAGGFRYAYQTNFSNSFHKIFSEIFEDEANHFASDIQVDLVLSFSESARGCTKHVTFDAYVPCDSCDGHGYPANAKASICPTCRGVGKVTIPPFTSTCSHCRGFGRIIKEHCTSCRGSGVVEGIKDVKVTIPEGVGSGDTIRVPEAGNTGGRGSRSGNLFINLKVANDPVFAREGADVYVDANISFTQAILGGKVEVPTLSGKTQVNIPKGVQPGQLVVLRGKGLPKHGFLVDHGDQYVRFCINFPTAINKRQHAILEEFAKEEINNENDTSNEGNCYLLVELTGGSNFLNG; encoded by the exons ATGCGAAGTTACAGCTGGCTAGGACTC CAAAGCAACTGTATCTATCTCGTGTTGATAAGTTATTGGGCAATTTATGCTGTGCAGTGCCGGCGGCATTTGCTATCATCCACCGCCGTTGATCGTGGAGATCGCCTTCGAAAACTCTCGTCGTTTTCTGATCGAT ttttgaACAGTTGCGGCCATTCTATTAGCAAACCTCCTGATTTCGGAACTACAGAAACTCATTTGATTAAACGGAGATACATTCATGCCACag GAAGTTGTAATGCTAAGGAACGCAGTTTTTACGAAATTCTTGGTGTTTCTGAAAATGCTAGAAGAGAAGATATCAAAACGGCTTTTCATTTG CTTGCAAAGAAGTACCATCcggatgcaaataaaaatagtgcTAGTGCGAAAAGGAAATTTCAAGAGATTAGGGAAGCCTACGAG ACGCTGCAAGATTCTGAGAAGAGGGCACAATATGATGCG ATGCGTACTGGAGGTTTGAATTATGGTGCTGATAGTGCTGAGGGATATGGTGCTGATGATGCAGCGGGATTTAGATATGGTGCTGGTAATGCAGGGGGATTTAGATATGCTTATCAAACTAATTTCTCTAATTCATTCCATAAAATATTCTCTGAG ATCTTTGAAGATGAGGCCAATCATTTTGCATCTGATATTCAG GTGGACCTAGTTCTCTCCTTTTCTGAATCTGCTAGAGGATGCACAAAGCATGTGACTTTTGATGCATATGTTCCGTGTGATTCTTGTG ATGGTCATGGCTATCCGGCAAATGCCAAAGCAAGCATTTGTCCTACTTGCAGAGGTGTAGGGAAA GTTACAATTCCTCCATTTACATCAACTTGCAGCCATTGTAGAGGATTTGGCCGGATAATTAAG GAACACTGTACGTCATGTAGAGGATCAGGGGTTGTTGAAGGCATTAAGGATGTTAAAGTTACAATACCAGAag GTGTGGGTTCTGGAGATACAATCCGTGTGCCAGAAGCTGGTAATACAGGGGGACGGGGAAGTCGATCTGGCAACTTATTCATTAATCTTAAG GTTGCTAATGATCCTGTATTTGCTAGAGAAGGTGCAGATGTTTATGTTGATGCTAATATTAGTTTTACACAA GCAATTCTTGGTGGTAAGGTTGAAGTACCAACATTGTCAGGGAAGACACAAGTAAAT ATACCAAAGGGAGTTCAGCCAGGTCAACTTGTGGTACTACGAGGCAAAG GTCTACCAAAGCATGGTTTTCTTGTAGATCATGGAGATCAATATGTGCGGTTTTGCATTAACTTCCCCAC tGCAATTAATAAGCGCCAACATGCTATTTTGGAAGAATTTGCCAAGGAAgagataaataatgaaaatgacaCTTCCAATGAAGGAAACTG CTATCTACTGGTTGAACTTACAGGTGGCAGCAACTTCTTGAACGGGTGA
- the LOC133695090 gene encoding chaperone protein dnaJ 1, mitochondrial isoform X4: MRSYSWLGLQSNCIYLVLISYWAIYAVQCRRHLLSSTAVDRGDRLRKLSSFSDRFLNSCGHSISKPPDFGTTETHLIKRRYIHATGSCNAKERSFYEILGVSENARREDIKTAFHLLAKKYHPDANKNSASAKRKFQEIREAYETLQDSEKRAQYDAMRTGGLNYGADSAEGYGADDAAGFRYGAGNAGGFRYAYQTNFSNSFHKIFSEIFEDEANHFASDIQVDLVLSFSESARGCTKHVTFDAYVPCDSCDGHGYPANAKASICPTCRGVGKVTIPPFTSTCSHCRGFGRIIKEHCTSCRGSGVVEGIKDVKVTIPEGVGSGDTIRVPEAGNTGGRGSRSGNLFINLKVANDPVFAREGADVYVDANISFTQAILGGKVEVPTLSGKTQVNIPKGVQPGQLVVLRGKGLPKHGFLVDHGDQYVRFCINFPTAINKRQHAILEEFAKEEINNENDTSNEGNWLYLQLSTG; encoded by the exons ATGCGAAGTTACAGCTGGCTAGGACTC CAAAGCAACTGTATCTATCTCGTGTTGATAAGTTATTGGGCAATTTATGCTGTGCAGTGCCGGCGGCATTTGCTATCATCCACCGCCGTTGATCGTGGAGATCGCCTTCGAAAACTCTCGTCGTTTTCTGATCGAT ttttgaACAGTTGCGGCCATTCTATTAGCAAACCTCCTGATTTCGGAACTACAGAAACTCATTTGATTAAACGGAGATACATTCATGCCACag GAAGTTGTAATGCTAAGGAACGCAGTTTTTACGAAATTCTTGGTGTTTCTGAAAATGCTAGAAGAGAAGATATCAAAACGGCTTTTCATTTG CTTGCAAAGAAGTACCATCcggatgcaaataaaaatagtgcTAGTGCGAAAAGGAAATTTCAAGAGATTAGGGAAGCCTACGAG ACGCTGCAAGATTCTGAGAAGAGGGCACAATATGATGCG ATGCGTACTGGAGGTTTGAATTATGGTGCTGATAGTGCTGAGGGATATGGTGCTGATGATGCAGCGGGATTTAGATATGGTGCTGGTAATGCAGGGGGATTTAGATATGCTTATCAAACTAATTTCTCTAATTCATTCCATAAAATATTCTCTGAG ATCTTTGAAGATGAGGCCAATCATTTTGCATCTGATATTCAG GTGGACCTAGTTCTCTCCTTTTCTGAATCTGCTAGAGGATGCACAAAGCATGTGACTTTTGATGCATATGTTCCGTGTGATTCTTGTG ATGGTCATGGCTATCCGGCAAATGCCAAAGCAAGCATTTGTCCTACTTGCAGAGGTGTAGGGAAA GTTACAATTCCTCCATTTACATCAACTTGCAGCCATTGTAGAGGATTTGGCCGGATAATTAAG GAACACTGTACGTCATGTAGAGGATCAGGGGTTGTTGAAGGCATTAAGGATGTTAAAGTTACAATACCAGAag GTGTGGGTTCTGGAGATACAATCCGTGTGCCAGAAGCTGGTAATACAGGGGGACGGGGAAGTCGATCTGGCAACTTATTCATTAATCTTAAG GTTGCTAATGATCCTGTATTTGCTAGAGAAGGTGCAGATGTTTATGTTGATGCTAATATTAGTTTTACACAA GCAATTCTTGGTGGTAAGGTTGAAGTACCAACATTGTCAGGGAAGACACAAGTAAAT ATACCAAAGGGAGTTCAGCCAGGTCAACTTGTGGTACTACGAGGCAAAG GTCTACCAAAGCATGGTTTTCTTGTAGATCATGGAGATCAATATGTGCGGTTTTGCATTAACTTCCCCAC tGCAATTAATAAGCGCCAACATGCTATTTTGGAAGAATTTGCCAAGGAAgagataaataatgaaaatgacaCTTCCAATGAAGGAAACTG GCTTTATCTGCAGCTATCTACTGGTTGA